The Candidatus Celerinatantimonas neptuna DNA segment GGTTTTACAGGGAATGCAAGTCTGGCAACTGTAACCATTGCTGTGGTCCCTTTTTCGATTTTTCCCTGGCTATCATTTGTTCTGGCGATTTGGCTTCTTTATCAGACTTATTTATCTGAGTCAGTATCGGGAGCTACGCCGCTTTATTCCGGAATTTGTATTTTATTAGGGGTTCTGGTTTATTCGGTGATGTTACGGGTGCAATACCCGCAGGTAGGTAGTAATTTTTTGCCTTTAATGATTTGCCTGGTGTTACTGGCATGGCTGGCGGTCAAACTGCGGTGGTTTAACCGCCATGATGATTAATGGTCAGCCACACACCAACTTCAGCATGATCGGTGTAAGGAAACTGATCAAAAATAGCCCATTGGTCAATGGTATGGGTCGTTGTGAGCTGTTGCAGATTATTCAGCAATGTCTGAGGATTGCAGGAAATGTATAAAATATGATCGTAGTTCTGAACCATCTTGAGGGTGTCTTGATCTAAACCTGCCCTTGGAGGATCAACAAAAATCGTATGGCATTGGTAATCGTCGAGATTAACACCTGCTTCTTGTAAACGGCGAAATTTGCGACCTTCTGTCGCTTGTGTAAACTCTTCGGCAGACATTCTTAAAATTTTGACATTCTCAATCTGGTTGGTCGCAATGTTGTATTGTGCTGAATCAACAGAAGGTTTTGCGATTTCGGTGGCCAGTACATGCTTGAAATTTCGGGCCAGGGCCAAAGAGAAATTACCATTACCACAGTATAGTTCTAAGAGATCGTCTTGTTGCCCTGCTGTGACATTTAGTGCCCAGCTAAGCATTTGTTCGTTAATCCCCGAATTTGGCTGTGTGAAACTATTTTCTACTTGTTTGTAATGTAATTTGCGTCCGTTGATATTTAATGTTTCGAGGACAAAGTCTTTGTCCAGGATTATTTTTTGTTTGCGTGCCCGACCTATCAGATGGACGTCGAATTTTTCGCGCAGCTCTGTTTTAAGCTGTTGTGCTTCACAAAGCCACTGATCATCGAGTTTCTTGTGATAGAGCAGGCTTATAACGGCTTGTTTGCTCTGTGTTGATAGATAGTCGATTTGGAAAAGTTTATGTCTTAGCTGCTGATTTCCTTTGAGGTGTTCAATTAACTCAGGCATTAATTGATTGATCAACGTACTTGCAGGTGGGAACTGATTGATTCGGATTTTTTGTTTGGTCTTGGGATCAAACATGATGTGGTAAAGATCATCGCCTTCATGCCAGACACGAAATTCTGCGCGCATACGGTAGTGGGTCGGAGTGGAAGGATAGATATCTGGCGGGATCACGGTCAGTTCTGCAAATAGCTGACGAATACGAGTGACTTTAGTCGCTAGCAGGGTTTGATATTGTTCTGGGTAATAAGCAATCTCAGCCATACCTTCCTCTTGATTTATTCGATTGGCGCGCCATTTTAGGCGGGCATTAGTTTAACACAAGCGAAATCTGAATCGTCTTTTAAAAGGTTACATTGAAAAGATTTGTCAAGCTTGCTTATAATCGCGTTTCCGAGGTGATAGCTCTGCGCTATTGAAAAGGAAATCTGGTGAAAATCCAGAGCTGTCGTGCAGCGGTAACGATAAGAAGGCTATGAATACAAGCCATTGCTATATTTTAATTTAGTGGGAAGGCTATAGCTGATCCTGATCCTGATCTCATCGAAGCCCGAAGACCTGCCTAGTGTATTTTATGCTCTGTTGATATTGATTTCCTAAATATGTCAGATCTGTAACTAACGCGTTCTTTAGGATCATTTCATGAAAAATAAATGGATAGTAGCAACTCTTTTGCCCGCAGCGGCAGCGTATGGGCAATCATCGGTATCTTCTGAACCGGATATGATTGTCACGGCAAGTCGTATGTTGCAGTCAAGCGATCAGGTGTTAGTTCCTTATACGGTTATTACAGCAGCCCAAATTGAGACGATGCAGGCAAAATCAATTGCTGATGTTTTAGCTATGCAACCTGGGGTCGATATTCGAAGTAATGGAGGCAGAGGGCAAGCAACGTCGATTTCGATTCGGGGGGAATAGTGGACACACATTGGTTCTAATTAATGGTGTCAAGGCTATGTCAGCAACATTTGGTTTAGCTGATCTTAACTTTTTACCTGCCAGTCTCGTAGAACGTATCGAAATTATTCGGGGTCCCCGGGTTGTTCAGTATGGTGCTGATGCGATATCTGGGGTCATTAATATTATTACGAAGCCAGAAAAAGGAACGCGGAGAAATCGACTAACCGCTGGTGCAGGCCAAAATGGCTACTGGCAGGGGCGTTGGAATATAGTGCATTCTGCAAAGAATACCCAATTGCATTCGGCCATTAATGCAGAGCATAGTGATGGTTGTAATATTATGCCAACACATCCTCCTGCTCATGATTACGGATATCATACTGAACAAGGAGTATTTGGAATAACTCATCAATTTAATGAGCAATGGCAAGGGGATATCAGGGCATTACTCAGTGAAGGGCATTCAGATTATAACGAAAATGGTACTTTTTTATCAGCCAGCTCTCTAGGTAAGACAATTTTGAATCAACAGTTTTATGATTCTGGAATTGAATATGAGGGAAGTCATTATACCTCTCAAATGAGCTTAAATTACGGTATTGATGATAGTCGAACCGAGGGGGAAAGCAGTTCTCGAATTGTTACACAACGTTATGCTGGGCACTGGCTGAATCGTTGGCAGCTGTTTGAGGATTGGCATGTTAATGCTGGAGTGGATGCTCGTCAGACTGATGTCGGTAAATCTGTAACGGTATATGATATTAAGAAACGCTATAACTTTGGAGAATACTCAACGCTTGGGTTTTATAGAGGGGTCTATCAGAGCGAGGCGAGTATCCGCCAGGATCATAATCAACGTTATAGTAATAATACAAATTATTCATTAGCGGGTGGTTGGTATTATCTTCCTGAACAACAGATTAAGTGAAGTTATGCTACAGCCTTTAAAGCACCGACATTTAATCAGTTGTATTTTCCTAATTTTGGCAATTCTGATTTGCAACCTGAAAAGTCGAGAAATCTTGAATTAGGATTATTAGGGGCTATTGGTAAGGTTGGCTATGAGGTCAATGTGTATCGAAATTGGTATCGGGATCTCATAGGTTCAGATTCGAGTACTTTCTTACTCATTAATGTAGATAAGGCTCGTATTACCGGTACGGAATTGATCTTGAAATTTAATACAGGTGTTTTTCATCATCAATTGGATTATACCTACTTGGATCCGAGAAATAAGGTGACTGGCAAAGTTTTAACGTATCGTTCATGGAACATGGCTAAATGGCAAATAGACTTTCCTATACGGAGCTGGAATCTACATAGTGATATTTTGTGGAAAGGTCATCAATTCTCAAGTTCCACAAATAGGCTTTCCAGTTATCTCACGGTAAATCTAGCTGCAATTTATCAAGCTGGCTCTGTTCTTAAAATTTCTGGCCCAATAGATAATTTATTTGATAGAGAATATCAGACTGTTGCTGAGTATGCAGCCCTGGTATTCAAACTAACTTGACTGCTACATATAATTTCTAAAACACTGCTAAAAATGCACAAAAATCCCCAGTTATTTTGTTCTGGGGCTTGATCCTTGCAAATCCTTTATTCATTATGCACGCCCATAACGCTATTTATTTCATCAAATCAGTTAAGGGCGAGTTGTGAAGCAATCGTTGAAACTCACAGATATCATTGCATTAGGCTTTATGCTTTTTGCCTTTTTTCTTGGTGCTGGAAATATTATTTTCCCACCATTGGCCGGTCAGCTCGCTGGTGGACGTTATATCTCCGCTATGTTTGGATTTTTACTGACTGCTGTCGGGTTGCCTCTTTTATCGATTATCGCAGTCGGCATTTCAGGGGGATCCTGGCAACATATTAGCCGTGATCTGCCATCCTGGGTGAGTACATTAATGGCCGTGGTTATTTTTATCATTATTGGTCCTGCTTTTGCTGTGCCCCGAACTGGTCTGGTCTCTTATGAAATGGCCATCCGTCCTCTATTTCATCATGCTTCTCATATCGATTTGATGATTTTCTCTGTAGTATTTTTCATTTTGGCGATGATGTTTTCATGGTCACAAGGAAAGCTCATCGATATTATCGGAAAGGTTTTAACCCCTGTGCTATTTCTTGGTTTGATTATTCTCGCCGTGGGTACCTTTCTTCACCCTCAAGGTACGATTGCAACAGCCCATGGAAATTATGTGACAGACCCTTTATCTCAGGGTTTTTTAGAAGGCTATAACACTATGGATACCTTCGCCGCGTTAATGTTTGGTATCTTGATGACGGATGCAATTGCCCGACGCGGAATTACAAATGCTAAGATGAAGACCAGATACTTGATTCTAGCTTCCTTTATTGCCGCTGCTGGGTTAGCTTTCGTCTATATTTCATTGTTTTATTTGGGTGCGACAAGTGCATCGATTGCACC contains these protein-coding regions:
- the yijD gene encoding Inner membrane protein YijD, yielding MKIKHKSLLLALLCGFTGNASLATVTIAVVPFSIFPWLSFVLAIWLLYQTYLSESVSGATPLYSGICILLGVLVYSVMLRVQYPQVGSNFLPLMICLVLLAWLAVKLRWFNRHDD
- the trmA gene encoding tRNA/tmRNA (uracil-C(5))-methyltransferase, whose protein sequence is MAEIAYYPEQYQTLLATKVTRIRQLFAELTVIPPDIYPSTPTHYRMRAEFRVWHEGDDLYHIMFDPKTKQKIRINQFPPASTLINQLMPELIEHLKGNQQLRHKLFQIDYLSTQSKQAVISLLYHKKLDDQWLCEAQQLKTELREKFDVHLIGRARKQKIILDKDFVLETLNINGRKLHYKQVENSFTQPNSGINEQMLSWALNVTAGQQDDLLELYCGNGNFSLALARNFKHVLATEIAKPSVDSAQYNIATNQIENVKILRMSAEEFTQATEGRKFRRLQEAGVNLDDYQCHTIFVDPPRAGLDQDTLKMVQNYDHILYISCNPQTLLNNLQQLTTTHTIDQWAIFDQFPYTDHAEVGVWLTINHHGG
- the btuB_1 gene encoding Vitamin B12 transporter BtuB, coding for MKNKWIVATLLPAAAAYGQSSVSSEPDMIVTASRMLQSSDQVLVPYTVITAAQIETMQAKSIADVLAMQPGVDIRSNGGRGQATSISIRGE
- the btuB_2 gene encoding Vitamin B12 transporter BtuB, with translation MEAEGKQRRFRFGGNSGHTLVLINGVKAMSATFGLADLNFLPASLVERIEIIRGPRVVQYGADAISGVINIITKPEKGTRRNRLTAGAGQNGYWQGRWNIVHSAKNTQLHSAINAEHSDGCNIMPTHPPAHDYGYHTEQGVFGITHQFNEQWQGDIRALLSEGHSDYNENGTFLSASSLGKTILNQQFYDSGIEYEGSHYTSQMSLNYGIDDSRTEGESSSRIVTQRYAGHWLNRWQLFEDWHVNAGVDARQTDVGKSVTVYDIKKRYNFGEYSTLGFYRGVYQSEASIRQDHNQRYSNNTNYSLAGGWYYLPEQQIK
- the btuB_3 gene encoding Vitamin B12 transporter BtuB yields the protein MYFPNFGNSDLQPEKSRNLELGLLGAIGKVGYEVNVYRNWYRDLIGSDSSTFLLINVDKARITGTELILKFNTGVFHHQLDYTYLDPRNKVTGKVLTYRSWNMAKWQIDFPIRSWNLHSDILWKGHQFSSSTNRLSSYLTVNLAAIYQAGSVLKISGPIDNLFDREYQTVAEYAALVFKLT
- the brnQ gene encoding Branched-chain amino acid transport system 2 carrier protein, which encodes MKQSLKLTDIIALGFMLFAFFLGAGNIIFPPLAGQLAGGRYISAMFGFLLTAVGLPLLSIIAVGISGGSWQHISRDLPSWVSTLMAVVIFIIIGPAFAVPRTGLVSYEMAIRPLFHHASHIDLMIFSVVFFILAMMFSWSQGKLIDIIGKVLTPVLFLGLIILAVGTFLHPQGTIATAHGNYVTDPLSQGFLEGYNTMDTFAALMFGILMTDAIARRGITNAKMKTRYLILASFIAAAGLAFVYISLFYLGATSASIAPDANNGGQILSIYVQALFGSSGQWVLSTIVLLACLTTATGVISACADYFNQLTRIDYRIWVLVVGVISAMVANVGLSELINLSLPALFALYPVAIALVALTYLRSKLIFPQYTYRIVLSVSLLFALIGAAKSMGINVSIFHFLPLFSMGLGWLPPTAIAIFVAVLVGQCCSRQSSENIG